Proteins encoded within one genomic window of Amorphoplanes friuliensis DSM 7358:
- a CDS encoding GlxA family transcriptional regulator encodes MNHRVAVLVLDGAKPLDVGIPAQVFANRPTMPYQVFVCGAASGPVAGGDGLSYHVAEGLEAFEHADTIFIPGYRRPATSEPPAAVVEALRAAHSRGIRLAAISTGAFALAATGLLDGRRATTHWHYTRALAEKHPSVRVDENVLFVDEGSVLTSAGAASGIDLCLHLVRQDHGVGLSNIVARRLVAAPYRSGGQAQYVPRSVPEPLGDVFAGTREWALARLDEPLTLAALARNAQVSARTFSRRFVEDTGYTPMQWVLRARVDLARELLERTDLGVEQVAARVGLGTASNLRLHFHRILGTSPTEYRTTFSS; translated from the coding sequence ATGAATCATCGCGTTGCCGTGCTGGTGCTGGACGGGGCCAAGCCGCTCGACGTGGGCATTCCGGCGCAGGTGTTCGCCAACCGCCCGACCATGCCCTACCAGGTTTTCGTCTGCGGGGCCGCGTCCGGGCCGGTGGCCGGCGGTGACGGGCTGTCCTATCACGTGGCGGAGGGGCTCGAGGCGTTCGAGCACGCCGACACGATCTTCATCCCGGGTTACCGCCGCCCGGCCACCAGCGAGCCGCCGGCCGCGGTTGTCGAGGCGCTGCGGGCCGCGCACTCCCGGGGCATCAGGCTGGCCGCGATCTCGACGGGCGCGTTCGCGCTGGCGGCGACCGGGTTGCTGGACGGCCGGCGAGCGACCACCCACTGGCACTACACCAGGGCCCTGGCCGAAAAACATCCTTCGGTACGCGTGGACGAGAACGTCCTGTTCGTGGACGAGGGGAGTGTCCTGACCTCGGCCGGCGCGGCGTCCGGCATCGACCTCTGCCTGCACCTCGTGCGGCAGGACCACGGGGTCGGACTCTCCAACATCGTGGCGCGGCGGCTGGTGGCAGCGCCCTACCGCAGCGGCGGCCAGGCGCAGTACGTGCCCCGCAGCGTCCCCGAGCCGCTCGGTGACGTCTTCGCCGGCACACGGGAGTGGGCCCTGGCCCGGCTCGACGAGCCCCTCACGCTCGCGGCGCTGGCCCGCAACGCCCAGGTGTCGGCGCGTACCTTCTCGCGGCGGTTCGTGGAGGACACCGGCTACACGCCGATGCAGTGGGTGCTGCGCGCCCGGGTCGACCTGGCGCGCGAGTTGCTCGAACGCACGGACCTCGGCGTGGAGCAGGTCGCCGCACGGGTCGGCCTGGGAACGGCGTCCAACCTGCGCCTGCACTTCCACCGGATTCTCGGGACGTCACCGACGGAGTACAGGACGACGTTCTCTTCTTGA